A stretch of Natronococcus sp. CG52 DNA encodes these proteins:
- a CDS encoding glycerophosphodiester phosphodiesterase: protein MRLIAHRGFAATAPENTIAAVQSAAAQADAVEFDVRRCGSGELVVIHDETIDRVTGSVGTVADTALEELRTLSVFESDERIPTLEEMLEALPPHVEVNLEMKELGIAGDILEAVTAVENRVVVTSFLLPELRSIREHDRDQPTGLLVSRRLESPVTTAVELDCDVIGANYWRCLTTRLVPRAKAVGLEIHAWAIERWTTARVLGLRGVDCISADRPIQLVGR, encoded by the coding sequence ATGCGTCTGATCGCTCATCGCGGCTTCGCCGCGACGGCTCCGGAGAACACGATCGCTGCCGTTCAGTCCGCGGCAGCCCAGGCCGACGCCGTCGAGTTCGACGTGAGACGTTGCGGATCGGGCGAACTCGTCGTGATCCACGACGAGACGATCGATCGGGTCACCGGGAGCGTCGGCACGGTCGCCGACACCGCACTCGAGGAGCTGCGGACGCTCTCGGTGTTCGAGTCGGACGAGCGAATCCCGACGCTCGAGGAGATGCTCGAGGCGCTCCCGCCACACGTCGAGGTCAACCTCGAGATGAAAGAGCTCGGTATCGCCGGGGACATCCTCGAGGCCGTCACGGCCGTCGAGAATCGGGTCGTCGTCACCTCCTTCCTGCTCCCCGAACTGCGATCGATCCGGGAACACGACCGTGACCAGCCGACGGGACTGCTCGTCAGCCGGCGACTCGAGTCTCCGGTCACCACCGCCGTCGAACTCGATTGCGACGTCATCGGTGCGAACTACTGGCGCTGTCTGACGACGCGTCTCGTCCCCCGGGCGAAGGCGGTGGGACTCGAGATACACGCCTGGGCGATCGAGCGATGGACGACCGCGCGAGTGCTCGGACTCCGCGGCGTCGACTGTATCTCCGCGGATCGTCCGATTCAGCTCGTCGGCCGCTGA